A DNA window from Iodobacter ciconiae contains the following coding sequences:
- a CDS encoding HAL/PAL/TAL family ammonia-lyase, with protein sequence MTNTKPAITFDGTRLCIEDIVTLSRQKASAQLSGTPKFRQRIQKGADFLDRLLREDGVIYGVTTGYGDSCTVVIPPELISELPHHLYTYHGCGAGRFLTQEETRAVLATRLASLSQGMSGVSIALLDQLETLLKHDILPLIPAEGSVGASGDLTPLSYVAAVLCGEREVMYRNERRNASDVFAELKIQPLRLRPKEGLAMMNGTAVMTALACLAWQRADYLCRLAARLTAMNVVASAGNSHHFDETLFAVKPHAGQQAVAARIRNDLTSQQPSRNDERLQDRYSLRCAPHVIGVLEDALPFFRTLIENELNSANDNPIIDAENERVLHGGHFYGGHIAFAMDSLKNTVANLADLLDRQLALLVDTRFNHGLPSNLSGCTGPRAAINHGLKALQISVSAWTAEALKQTMPASVFSRSTECHNQDKVSMGTIAARDALRVLELTEQVVAAMLIAARQGITLRRSVDQNLQLPAALATMQADLESRIPLLVEDRALDKELQALISDIRTQAWVLYAD encoded by the coding sequence GTGACAAACACTAAACCTGCCATCACCTTTGATGGCACACGATTATGCATCGAAGACATTGTCACCCTTTCCCGGCAAAAAGCCTCTGCCCAGCTTTCCGGCACACCGAAGTTTCGTCAGCGCATTCAAAAAGGTGCCGATTTTTTAGACCGTTTACTGCGTGAAGACGGCGTGATTTATGGGGTAACCACCGGCTACGGCGATTCTTGCACCGTCGTTATTCCACCCGAGCTGATCAGCGAGCTGCCGCATCATCTTTACACTTATCACGGCTGCGGTGCCGGGCGTTTTTTAACGCAGGAAGAAACCCGTGCCGTACTAGCCACGCGGCTGGCTTCTTTATCGCAAGGTATGTCGGGCGTCAGCATTGCCCTGCTTGATCAGCTGGAAACATTACTTAAACACGACATCCTGCCGCTGATTCCGGCCGAAGGCTCGGTCGGGGCCAGCGGCGATTTAACGCCATTGTCTTATGTGGCTGCAGTACTCTGCGGCGAGCGGGAAGTGATGTATCGCAATGAACGCCGCAATGCCAGCGATGTATTTGCCGAGTTAAAAATCCAGCCGCTGCGCCTGCGTCCCAAAGAAGGCCTGGCCATGATGAATGGCACGGCGGTGATGACCGCTCTGGCTTGCCTGGCCTGGCAACGCGCCGATTATTTATGCAGGCTGGCTGCTAGGCTGACCGCAATGAATGTGGTAGCCAGCGCCGGCAATAGCCACCATTTTGATGAAACACTGTTCGCGGTTAAACCGCACGCCGGCCAGCAAGCAGTGGCGGCGCGTATTCGCAATGATTTAACCAGCCAGCAGCCCAGCCGCAATGATGAACGGCTGCAAGACCGTTATTCGCTGCGCTGCGCACCGCATGTGATTGGTGTACTGGAAGACGCGCTACCGTTTTTCAGAACACTGATCGAAAACGAGCTGAACAGTGCTAACGACAACCCAATTATTGATGCCGAAAACGAGCGGGTGTTGCACGGAGGGCATTTCTACGGTGGCCATATCGCTTTTGCCATGGACAGCCTGAAAAACACCGTGGCTAATCTGGCCGATTTGCTCGATCGCCAGCTGGCACTACTGGTAGATACCCGCTTTAATCACGGCCTGCCGTCTAATTTATCCGGCTGCACCGGTCCGCGCGCGGCGATTAATCATGGCTTAAAAGCGCTGCAAATCAGCGTATCTGCCTGGACAGCCGAAGCACTAAAGCAAACTATGCCAGCCTCGGTATTTAGCCGCTCTACCGAATGCCACAATCAGGATAAAGTCAGTATGGGCACGATTGCAGCCCGGGATGCCTTACGTGTGCTCGAGCTGACCGAGCAAGTAGTCGCCGCCATGTTGATTGCCGCCCGCCAGGGCATTACCTTGCGCCGCTCTGTCGATCAGAACTTACAGCTTCCCGCTGCACTTGCCACCATGCAGGCTGATCTGGAAAGCCGCATCCCACTACTGGTAGAAGACCGAGCCCTGGATAAAGAACTGCAAGCGCTAATTTCAGACATTCGCACACAAGCCTGGGTGCTCTATGCAGACTAA
- a CDS encoding MMPL family transporter has protein sequence MSVSVLSNQASIRLLAKIWLVIVLGFIGHNIYLWSGHLQLDTDILAMLPQDERDPTVQNATRQLSDSAAKRVVVVIGGQNWESALAATDAYAAILKNSKLPLNLRYKIGDESAWLSFFIPYRNQLLSAAQRQQLASSSIDQLAQGAVAALYQPGIGMPRFGEWQDDPLNLLGAWLGERAAESKVRIRDGRLSLMSSSSSGEAFYILLTLEQQDSAFSIKAQQALIPVLDAAKAAALQTQPQIEVLSVGVPLHAAAAASQAEREVHTIGIGSMVGIVLLTVFAFSAIRPRILVTLSIAIGLLAAISVCSLLFGRLHLITLVFGASLVGVAENYGSNYFSSRQGRPAAERWTMLKAQAPVMWLAMLTTAIGYLLLALTPFPGLRQIAVFSATGLLAAFVTVMWWFPLFDKGEMKHTRLSNWIGTRRALWPHLGCNRLTLLFAIVVATVLLAGGLAIKSNDDVRLLQSSPPALIAQQIKVSQLLDLPSPAQFYLIRGASIESVLQQEEALKAKLVPLIAKGSISGYQAISDWVPSAAQQTKNQALIKSVVFGQQGVLAKAGSALGESLTPSFKPSQPLIIADWLAAPVSEPLRHQWLGRFENGYASVILLRGVSKPVQLAELAALAPGVAGVRWVDKVAEVSTVMGRYRVLMAWVIALSYLLVFAALSYRFGKQAWRALLPTLLASTLALAILALLGQPLQLFNILALLLILGMGVDYGIFLLENPDRHATRPFLSVTLAAASTLLAFGLLALSATPALHAFGLTMLLGIGFSWLLTPAFMP, from the coding sequence ATGAGCGTATCCGTTTTGAGTAATCAGGCATCTATCCGGCTACTGGCCAAAATCTGGCTGGTGATCGTACTCGGCTTTATCGGCCACAATATTTATCTGTGGTCTGGCCATTTACAGCTGGATACCGACATTCTGGCCATGCTGCCGCAGGATGAGCGAGACCCGACGGTGCAAAACGCCACACGGCAACTCAGCGATTCGGCAGCCAAACGCGTGGTGGTAGTGATTGGCGGGCAGAATTGGGAAAGCGCACTGGCAGCCACAGATGCCTACGCCGCAATCCTGAAAAACAGCAAGCTGCCGCTTAACCTGCGCTACAAAATAGGCGATGAAAGCGCATGGCTCAGCTTTTTTATTCCCTATCGCAATCAGCTGCTTAGCGCCGCCCAACGCCAGCAATTAGCAAGCAGCAGTATTGATCAACTGGCGCAAGGTGCCGTGGCAGCGCTTTATCAGCCCGGCATCGGCATGCCCCGCTTTGGCGAATGGCAGGATGATCCGCTGAATTTACTCGGCGCATGGCTGGGTGAGCGGGCTGCAGAAAGCAAAGTCCGTATCCGTGACGGGCGCTTATCGCTGATGTCTTCGTCCTCATCCGGCGAGGCATTCTATATTTTGCTGACGCTGGAGCAACAAGATTCGGCGTTTTCAATTAAAGCGCAGCAAGCACTGATTCCGGTGCTGGATGCAGCCAAAGCGGCTGCTCTGCAAACCCAGCCTCAAATAGAAGTGTTAAGCGTCGGCGTTCCCTTACATGCGGCAGCGGCAGCCAGCCAGGCCGAACGCGAAGTGCACACTATCGGCATTGGTTCGATGGTCGGCATTGTGCTGCTCACGGTATTTGCCTTCAGCGCCATCCGGCCACGCATTTTAGTGACCCTCTCGATTGCTATCGGCCTGCTTGCAGCGATTTCGGTGTGCAGCTTACTGTTTGGCCGCCTGCATTTAATCACGCTGGTATTTGGGGCAAGCTTAGTCGGCGTGGCCGAAAACTACGGCAGCAATTATTTCAGCAGCCGCCAGGGCCGCCCTGCAGCAGAGCGCTGGACCATGCTTAAAGCGCAAGCGCCGGTAATGTGGCTGGCGATGCTCACCACCGCCATTGGTTATTTACTGCTGGCACTCACCCCTTTCCCTGGTCTGCGGCAAATCGCCGTTTTCTCCGCCACCGGCCTGCTAGCGGCTTTTGTGACCGTGATGTGGTGGTTTCCACTATTTGATAAAGGGGAAATGAAGCACACCCGCTTGTCCAACTGGATAGGCACACGCCGCGCGCTCTGGCCCCACCTTGGGTGTAACCGTTTAACGCTACTGTTTGCCATCGTCGTTGCCACCGTTTTGCTGGCAGGCGGCTTAGCTATTAAAAGCAATGACGATGTACGCCTCTTGCAAAGCTCACCGCCCGCCCTGATCGCTCAGCAAATAAAAGTCAGCCAGTTACTGGATTTACCCAGCCCGGCACAATTTTATTTAATTCGCGGTGCAAGTATTGAATCCGTTTTACAGCAGGAAGAAGCGCTGAAGGCCAAACTTGTACCCCTGATTGCCAAGGGCAGTATCAGCGGCTATCAGGCCATCAGCGACTGGGTGCCCTCAGCGGCACAGCAAACTAAGAATCAGGCACTCATTAAAAGTGTAGTTTTTGGCCAGCAAGGCGTGCTGGCCAAGGCGGGCAGCGCTTTGGGGGAATCGCTGACGCCATCATTCAAACCCTCCCAGCCACTGATAATTGCCGACTGGCTGGCCGCGCCCGTTTCAGAACCGCTGCGTCACCAATGGCTGGGGCGTTTTGAAAACGGCTACGCCAGCGTAATCTTGCTGCGCGGCGTAAGCAAACCTGTGCAACTGGCCGAGCTGGCGGCGCTAGCCCCCGGCGTGGCAGGTGTGCGCTGGGTAGACAAAGTGGCTGAAGTTTCCACCGTTATGGGCCGCTACCGCGTGCTGATGGCATGGGTGATTGCACTCAGCTACCTATTGGTTTTCGCTGCGCTAAGCTACCGTTTTGGCAAGCAGGCATGGCGGGCACTGCTGCCCACCTTGCTCGCCAGCACTTTGGCCTTAGCCATTCTGGCGCTACTCGGCCAGCCCTTGCAGTTATTTAATATTCTGGCGCTATTGCTTATTTTAGGCATGGGCGTGGATTACGGGATTTTCCTGCTGGAAAACCCTGATCGCCATGCAACAAGGCCGTTTCTGTCGGTCACACTAGCTGCGGCTTCCACGCTACTTGCATTTGGTTTACTCGCCCTATCCGCAACCCCCGCCCTGCATGCTTTTGGCCTGACCATGCTGCTGGGTATTGGTTTTTCCTGG
- a CDS encoding outer membrane lipoprotein carrier protein LolA, translating into MFTIFLLSIFALSSHAADLAVSVKERLVQPEVLRGDFEQNKQVSGFKKPLVSRGDFLVARDSGVLWRTQTPFASTLKLSRDEIVAKQEGAVTFRLSASKEPSVRMINGLLFSLMNGDVSSLGELFKIEGSVSGKAWQLTLTPRQAALGKIMRKIELSGDQFVRRILLDEASGDQTLIRLSAQNTEPAKLSKDERIRFE; encoded by the coding sequence TTGTTTACGATCTTCCTGCTCTCTATTTTTGCCCTCAGCAGCCATGCCGCTGACTTAGCAGTCAGCGTGAAAGAGCGCCTGGTTCAGCCCGAGGTTTTGCGCGGGGATTTTGAGCAAAATAAACAGGTAAGCGGCTTTAAAAAACCTTTAGTGTCGCGCGGGGATTTTTTGGTAGCGCGAGACTCGGGTGTGCTTTGGCGTACCCAAACCCCTTTTGCCAGCACGCTTAAACTAAGCCGCGATGAAATTGTGGCCAAGCAAGAAGGTGCAGTGACTTTCCGTTTGAGCGCCAGCAAAGAACCATCGGTGCGGATGATTAATGGTCTGCTGTTTTCTTTGATGAATGGTGATGTCAGTAGTCTGGGTGAGCTATTTAAGATTGAAGGCAGCGTAAGCGGCAAAGCATGGCAGCTGACACTTACTCCCAGGCAAGCTGCCTTGGGAAAAATCATGCGTAAGATCGAGCTGTCAGGGGATCAGTTTGTGCGCCGTATTTTGCTGGATGAAGCCAGTGGCGATCAAACGCTGATACGCTTAAGCGCACAAAACACCGAGCCTGCCAAACTCAGCAAAGATGAGCGTATCCGTTTTGAGTAA
- a CDS encoding acyl-CoA thioesterase has protein sequence MQTNPRLSIEIPLSPAFHDLDPMNIVWHGNYAKYLEIARCALLSQFNYDYPQMKASGYAWPIVDMRLKYVKPASFGQQLIVRAEIVEWESRLKINYLIKDAVSGQKINQAYTIQVAVDMNTSEMQYICPAILWERLGVEEPQ, from the coding sequence ATGCAGACTAATCCTCGCCTTAGTATCGAAATCCCGCTAAGCCCGGCATTCCATGATCTGGACCCGATGAATATCGTCTGGCACGGCAATTATGCCAAATATCTGGAGATCGCCCGCTGCGCCCTGCTCAGTCAATTTAATTACGACTACCCACAGATGAAGGCATCCGGCTACGCATGGCCGATTGTGGATATGCGGTTGAAATACGTAAAACCTGCCAGCTTTGGTCAGCAGCTGATCGTGCGGGCCGAAATTGTTGAGTGGGAAAGCCGCTTGAAAATCAACTACCTAATTAAAGATGCCGTCAGCGGGCAGAAAATAAATCAGGCCTATACCATACAGGTGGCTGTGGATATGAATACAAGTGAAATGCAATATATCTGCCCAGCCATATTATGGGAGCGGCTTGGGGTGGAGGAGCCGCAGTGA